One genomic region from Sphingobacterium sp. UGAL515B_05 encodes:
- a CDS encoding tetratricopeptide repeat protein has protein sequence MYKKIYQVGVALTVMATPALAQQTEWQQINKAYKTGMELYERGKFSSASAQFDRVEALRTKSNLQLDETEELSLLKENVRYYQAVCALELGESDAENRFLKYIKDFPVSANAKAAYFQIGKSYYAKKDYVKALEWFNKIDSKNLAGKENVEYRFKYGYASFMTKDYKTAKPLFEGLKDQKTEFQEASIYYYAYLSYLDAEYKTALNEFERLNGSKQFENSYPYYITALYFLDKRYDDVLDYALPILSRTKQENETEMFRIIAATYFIKGDLKTSKEYYDKFQAQDQGKTQNNQDSYQIGYIAYKLKDYDKAITELEKMTDPDAYYQSAMITLGDAFLKKGNKQSARNAFFRASKLDFDPAMQEEGLFNYAKLSYELEFHQVALASTQEYLKTYPKSKRLEEAKTLLAEVLLSTKNYREAVDILESIPKRGKEANAAYQKVTYYRGLEYYNERAFENAISLFMRSEEFRYDEEIYALATYWKAEAMYEVRKYGEAVTNFNKFLRLPGASKTDVYGYANYALAYAAFRNGNYSTAANYFERFLASGGSKGIEMNTRNDAIARLGDSYFSSKNYGRALTEYNKLISSKAPSQDYALFQRGIIQGLQGDNNGKISTLNAVIAQFPSSNYADDIAFEIPYTRFLMGESDQAIAGLQTMVEKYPRSSYVPRALVTIGLVQYNQDNNDAALATFQRVVDQYASTDEARQAMRSIENIYLDKGDATGYIKYATGTNLGDVSKSEQDSRSFSTATTLFSRGNYQGAVEAVNAYFDKFPKPNQEKYARFVRAESNAALGNTEDALHDYNIILNDWTSPYTERTLISVSNLYLKQKKYNEATQLLKKLELTSEYKANYGFAINNLMVSYFQIGDYKEALNYTNAVKNYEKSSEEEIANAFLYAGKCYVKQNKKAEAMKEFSLAALKSRTVYGAEAKYNVAVLQLENKQYDACIKTAMDLSDNFSSYEYWVAKSFITMADAYAGKGDSFQAKATLESIVDNYDAKDDILPAAKERLNKLNNKKK, from the coding sequence ATGTATAAGAAGATTTACCAGGTGGGAGTTGCATTAACCGTTATGGCGACGCCAGCATTAGCGCAACAGACAGAATGGCAACAAATCAACAAGGCGTACAAAACAGGGATGGAATTGTATGAACGCGGAAAATTTAGTTCTGCTTCAGCCCAATTTGACCGTGTTGAAGCTTTGCGGACAAAATCCAACTTGCAATTGGACGAAACAGAGGAACTGTCTTTGTTGAAAGAGAACGTACGGTATTATCAAGCGGTTTGCGCACTGGAATTGGGCGAATCCGATGCCGAAAACCGTTTTCTGAAATACATTAAAGATTTCCCTGTCAGTGCAAATGCTAAAGCAGCTTATTTTCAAATCGGTAAATCCTATTATGCTAAAAAAGATTATGTTAAGGCCTTAGAGTGGTTTAACAAGATCGATAGCAAAAATTTAGCAGGCAAAGAAAATGTAGAATATCGCTTTAAATATGGATATGCTTCCTTTATGACAAAGGATTATAAAACGGCGAAACCATTATTTGAAGGATTGAAAGATCAGAAAACTGAATTTCAGGAAGCTTCAATCTATTATTACGCGTATCTTTCTTACTTAGACGCCGAGTATAAAACAGCGTTGAATGAATTTGAACGCCTAAATGGATCGAAACAATTCGAAAATAGTTACCCTTATTATATTACTGCTTTGTATTTCCTGGATAAACGCTACGACGATGTGTTGGATTATGCGTTGCCAATTTTGTCGCGAACAAAACAAGAAAATGAAACAGAGATGTTCCGTATTATCGCGGCAACATACTTTATCAAAGGTGATTTAAAAACATCCAAAGAGTATTACGATAAATTCCAGGCACAGGACCAAGGTAAAACACAGAATAATCAGGATAGCTACCAAATCGGTTACATCGCTTACAAGTTGAAAGATTACGACAAAGCGATCACTGAATTGGAAAAAATGACCGATCCAGACGCATATTATCAATCTGCGATGATTACCCTAGGGGATGCTTTCTTGAAGAAAGGCAATAAGCAATCTGCGCGTAACGCATTTTTCCGTGCTTCGAAATTGGATTTTGATCCAGCAATGCAAGAAGAAGGCTTATTCAACTATGCTAAACTTTCATATGAATTGGAATTCCACCAAGTGGCTTTGGCTTCGACACAAGAATACCTGAAAACGTACCCAAAATCGAAACGCTTAGAAGAAGCAAAAACTTTGCTTGCTGAAGTATTGTTGAGTACAAAAAACTACCGTGAGGCAGTTGATATTTTGGAATCTATTCCTAAACGTGGAAAAGAAGCAAACGCTGCTTATCAAAAGGTAACCTACTACAGAGGTTTGGAGTATTATAACGAGCGTGCTTTTGAAAATGCAATTTCCCTATTCATGCGCTCTGAAGAGTTTCGTTATGACGAGGAAATTTACGCTTTAGCCACCTATTGGAAAGCGGAAGCAATGTACGAAGTGCGTAAATACGGTGAAGCTGTTACAAATTTTAATAAATTCCTACGCTTGCCGGGAGCTAGCAAAACGGATGTGTATGGGTATGCAAATTATGCGTTAGCCTATGCGGCTTTCCGTAATGGTAACTACAGCACGGCGGCCAATTACTTCGAGCGTTTCTTAGCGTCCGGTGGTTCGAAAGGAATAGAAATGAATACACGTAATGATGCAATTGCACGTTTAGGCGATTCTTATTTCTCTTCGAAAAACTATGGCAGAGCATTAACAGAATACAATAAGTTAATCTCTTCTAAAGCGCCTAGTCAGGATTACGCGTTATTCCAGCGCGGTATTATTCAAGGATTACAAGGGGATAACAACGGTAAAATTTCAACATTGAATGCTGTTATTGCACAATTCCCGAGTTCTAATTATGCGGATGATATTGCGTTTGAGATTCCTTACACACGTTTCTTGATGGGAGAAAGTGACCAAGCAATTGCTGGCCTTCAAACAATGGTGGAAAAATACCCGCGCAGCAGTTATGTGCCACGTGCTTTGGTGACGATTGGTCTGGTTCAGTATAATCAAGATAACAATGATGCTGCATTGGCAACCTTCCAACGTGTAGTTGACCAGTATGCATCAACAGATGAAGCAAGACAGGCCATGCGGTCAATAGAGAACATCTATTTGGATAAAGGCGATGCAACGGGGTATATTAAATATGCTACGGGGACAAATTTAGGTGACGTTTCGAAATCTGAGCAAGACTCGCGTTCATTCTCGACTGCGACGACTTTATTCTCTAGAGGTAATTACCAAGGGGCGGTGGAAGCTGTAAATGCGTATTTCGATAAATTCCCGAAACCAAATCAAGAGAAATACGCGCGTTTTGTTCGTGCTGAAAGTAACGCAGCTTTGGGCAATACAGAAGATGCATTACATGATTACAATATTATCTTGAATGACTGGACGTCTCCTTATACAGAACGCACGTTGATTTCGGTGTCAAATTTATATTTGAAACAAAAGAAATATAACGAAGCGACACAGTTGTTGAAAAAATTGGAGCTTACCTCTGAATACAAGGCTAACTATGGTTTTGCAATAAATAACCTAATGGTTTCTTACTTCCAAATTGGAGATTATAAAGAAGCATTAAATTACACTAACGCTGTTAAGAACTACGAAAAATCTTCTGAAGAAGAGATTGCAAATGCCTTCTTATATGCCGGTAAATGCTATGTGAAGCAGAACAAGAAAGCTGAGGCAATGAAAGAATTCAGTTTAGCTGCATTGAAGAGCCGTACGGTATATGGTGCCGAAGCAAAATACAATGTTGCGGTATTACAATTGGAAAATAAACAATACGATGCTTGTATCAAAACAGCAATGGATCTATCCGATAATTTCTCTTCGTACGAATATTGGGTGGCGAAAAGCTTTATTACCATGGCTGATGCTTATGCAGGCAAGGGAGATTCTTTCCAGGCGAAAGCTACACTTGAATCGATTGTGGATAACTATGATGCGAAAGACGATATTTTGCCAGCAGCAAAAGAACGTCTAAATAAATTGAACAACAAAAAGAAATAG
- a CDS encoding TonB-dependent receptor — translation MKKLQNRNVKKYTLAALLMGVGLNSFAQETGKKNDPEKPVTIDSFDVVRDYKPILADAVKIRRSPDMTNKREYQPKLSYNNILDKKLDINTGLKQLNVQEIPFAQPFEHSSNYVKFGIGNYNSILGEAYLASEQFENTRFGLFAKHLSQKGNIDGQKFSTQDIGIFGRRVLDAVTVKGTIGYNRYGTNFYGQTFDQSGTTLLNTTPDKQTFTDIYLNGELSSNVDPKNEQALSYSAKVDGYLFKDAYKAKENSIALSGYLNKRLSAFNVGANLSVTMNNVKDSAEVKNHLAVINPYIRFKGDNYNVTLGANLTSEFGDSSRFNIFPSVEADFALAPEYISLFAGINGGVKQASFRSFAKENPYLAPNAKMINSIEKMNVYAGLKGNAGATFGYKVKVFYKQIEGLPLFKNSAFGDSQNGYVPWAFDVVYDGVINKAKHMGLEGEINVRLSQLVNLGGKVYIDDYKLSDEEEAWGLPKFRMQANARFNISDKFFVDAELSTQGNTYAYIYDYNADGSRIANSGHKATIASFADLNAGAEYRIKKQFGIFVKANNIFGKEYERYMYYPRLGFNVIGGLNYSF, via the coding sequence ATGAAGAAGTTGCAAAATAGAAACGTGAAGAAATATACTTTAGCAGCGCTTTTGATGGGCGTGGGATTGAATTCTTTTGCACAGGAAACAGGCAAGAAGAATGATCCTGAGAAACCGGTCACTATCGATTCTTTTGATGTTGTTCGTGATTATAAGCCAATTCTTGCGGATGCTGTGAAAATCCGCCGCAGTCCGGATATGACCAATAAAAGGGAATACCAGCCCAAATTGTCCTACAACAATATTTTGGACAAGAAATTGGATATCAATACCGGTTTGAAACAATTGAATGTACAGGAGATTCCTTTTGCACAACCTTTTGAACATAGTAGCAACTATGTTAAATTTGGTATCGGTAACTATAACAGTATATTGGGCGAAGCTTATTTGGCTTCTGAACAGTTTGAAAATACACGATTTGGTTTATTTGCAAAGCATTTGAGCCAAAAGGGTAATATTGACGGACAGAAGTTCAGTACACAGGATATCGGTATTTTTGGTCGCCGTGTATTGGATGCGGTAACCGTTAAAGGTACCATCGGATACAATCGTTATGGCACAAACTTCTATGGCCAGACTTTTGATCAATCGGGAACAACCTTGTTGAATACGACTCCGGATAAACAGACCTTTACAGATATCTATTTGAATGGAGAGCTGTCAAGTAATGTGGATCCAAAAAATGAGCAAGCCTTAAGCTATTCCGCAAAAGTTGATGGTTATTTGTTTAAAGACGCTTATAAAGCCAAAGAAAATTCCATCGCATTATCCGGTTATTTGAATAAACGCCTAAGTGCATTCAATGTTGGTGCGAATTTGAGCGTGACAATGAATAATGTGAAAGATAGTGCTGAAGTAAAAAATCATTTGGCGGTCATCAATCCATATATTCGTTTTAAGGGCGACAACTATAACGTAACCTTGGGTGCGAATTTAACTTCTGAATTTGGCGATAGCTCAAGATTCAATATTTTCCCATCCGTAGAAGCTGATTTTGCTTTGGCACCTGAATATATCTCTTTGTTTGCCGGAATCAATGGCGGAGTGAAGCAAGCTTCTTTCCGTAGTTTCGCTAAAGAAAATCCGTATTTGGCTCCTAATGCTAAAATGATAAACTCGATTGAGAAAATGAATGTTTACGCGGGTTTAAAAGGAAATGCTGGCGCAACATTTGGTTATAAAGTAAAGGTATTCTACAAGCAGATTGAGGGATTGCCTTTATTTAAAAACAGTGCATTTGGCGATAGTCAAAATGGCTATGTTCCTTGGGCTTTTGATGTCGTTTATGACGGCGTAATCAATAAAGCTAAACATATGGGATTGGAAGGAGAAATCAATGTACGTCTTTCACAACTGGTTAATCTGGGCGGAAAAGTGTATATAGACGATTATAAATTGAGTGATGAGGAAGAAGCTTGGGGATTGCCAAAATTCCGTATGCAGGCTAATGCACGCTTCAATATCTCCGATAAATTTTTCGTAGATGCTGAACTTTCTACACAAGGCAATACCTATGCATATATTTATGACTATAATGCAGATGGCAGTCGTATTGCCAACAGTGGACATAAGGCAACAATAGCGTCGTTTGCTGATCTTAATGCAGGCGCAGAATACAGAATCAAAAAACAATTTGGTATTTTCGTCAAAGCAAATAACATTTTTGGAAAAGAATACGAACGTTATATGTATTACCCAAGATTGGGCTTTAATGTAATTGGTGGTCTTAATTATTCGTTTTAA
- a CDS encoding MotA/TolQ/ExbB proton channel family protein, producing MSLVQETARVAVDSLSQAAQQPLPAAAPTENMSLIDMMIKGGWIMVPILLLFFIGLVIFFERYLTIRRAAKYDNSLMSQVKANVLSGNLDSALAVVRSSNSALGRMLQKGLLRVGRPIKDIEGAIENVGKLEVAKLEKNINILGIIAGIAPMLGFVGTIFGVIKIFHDVELAGGIDIASVSGGLYVKMVSSASGLAVGILAYLGYHILNMMVERLILRMETDAVEFIDLLDEPGR from the coding sequence ATGTCATTAGTACAGGAGACAGCACGAGTTGCTGTGGATTCACTTAGTCAAGCTGCACAACAACCATTACCTGCTGCTGCGCCTACAGAAAACATGAGTTTGATCGATATGATGATCAAAGGGGGATGGATCATGGTTCCAATCCTATTGTTGTTCTTTATTGGATTGGTTATCTTTTTTGAGCGTTATTTGACTATCCGTCGTGCCGCAAAATATGATAACAGCTTAATGTCGCAAGTAAAGGCAAATGTTCTGTCCGGAAATTTGGATTCGGCATTAGCTGTAGTTCGTTCAAGTAACTCAGCTTTGGGACGTATGTTGCAAAAAGGCTTATTGCGTGTCGGCAGACCGATCAAAGATATTGAAGGAGCGATCGAAAACGTGGGTAAATTGGAAGTTGCCAAGTTAGAAAAGAACATCAATATTTTGGGTATTATTGCTGGTATTGCCCCGATGCTTGGTTTCGTGGGTACGATTTTTGGAGTAATTAAGATTTTCCACGACGTCGAATTAGCTGGTGGTATTGATATCGCTTCTGTATCTGGTGGTCTATATGTAAAAATGGTGTCTTCTGCATCAGGTCTTGCGGTGGGTATCTTAGCTTATTTGGGCTACCATATCCTGAATATGATGGTGGAGCGATTGATTTTACGTATGGAAACGGATGCAGTAGAATTTATTGATTTATTGGATGAACCCGGAAGATAA
- a CDS encoding ExbD/TolR family protein codes for MNLRSRKNKPSAEVHTSALNDIMFFLMLFFLLASAVSNPQVVKLLLPKSSAGEQSVAKKTVTVSITKDLGYFIDKTPVPIEGLEAAIQSQMAAGEEVTIMLYVDNTVPIQNVISVMDVANRLKIKVVLATEPKKDK; via the coding sequence ATGAACTTACGAAGTAGAAAAAATAAACCATCTGCGGAAGTACATACTTCAGCGCTGAATGATATCATGTTTTTCCTGATGTTGTTCTTCCTGTTGGCTTCTGCGGTTTCTAATCCGCAAGTGGTGAAGCTATTGTTGCCAAAGTCAAGTGCGGGAGAACAATCTGTTGCTAAAAAGACCGTCACGGTATCGATTACAAAAGATTTGGGCTATTTTATTGACAAAACTCCAGTTCCCATTGAAGGATTGGAAGCAGCAATTCAATCGCAAATGGCTGCGGGTGAGGAAGTGACAATTATGCTCTATGTCGATAATACGGTTCCCATTCAAAATGTTATTTCTGTAATGGATGTCGCTAATCGATTGAAGATTAAAGTGGTATTGGCAACAGAACCAAAAAAAGATAAATAG
- a CDS encoding energy transducer TonB, protein MRYHLQHEENNFPKALGISTLVMASLLLIAFFVVFKAQAPDNIGMGGLIVNYGTSPEGMGDDYMSVEEPSVDPNANNERPDRIDPVETPTPTPTQQVAEKAVVTQDLEDAPAVTKTEKKVVSKAPETTKAVKEVAPQANAKALFKGNKNNGTGAGDGTGTTPGNQGSKLGDPLASNYGEGGSGNGNMMLSIENRSFTQRPSIDDNGQQAGKVAVEFRVNKQGVITYARAGVKGTTITDPSLLEKCERAVRGARLNQLPNAPDSQTGRIVFNFRLR, encoded by the coding sequence ATGAGATATCACCTTCAACATGAAGAAAATAACTTCCCCAAAGCATTGGGGATATCGACTTTGGTCATGGCATCGTTGCTCTTGATTGCATTTTTTGTTGTTTTTAAAGCGCAGGCACCTGATAACATTGGTATGGGTGGGTTGATTGTTAATTACGGTACTTCACCTGAGGGAATGGGAGATGACTATATGAGTGTTGAGGAACCATCGGTGGACCCCAACGCCAATAATGAACGCCCTGACCGTATTGATCCTGTTGAAACACCTACCCCAACTCCAACGCAGCAAGTTGCGGAGAAAGCGGTTGTCACACAGGATTTAGAAGATGCCCCTGCGGTAACAAAAACGGAAAAGAAGGTCGTTTCAAAAGCACCGGAAACAACCAAAGCTGTAAAAGAAGTGGCGCCACAGGCCAATGCCAAAGCGCTTTTTAAAGGCAATAAAAATAACGGCACTGGGGCTGGTGATGGTACAGGGACAACTCCTGGAAATCAGGGTTCCAAACTGGGTGATCCTTTAGCAAGTAACTACGGCGAAGGGGGATCTGGAAATGGTAACATGATGTTGTCTATTGAAAACCGAAGTTTTACACAACGACCAAGTATCGACGATAATGGACAGCAAGCAGGAAAGGTTGCTGTGGAGTTTAGAGTGAACAAGCAAGGGGTTATCACCTATGCGCGTGCTGGTGTAAAAGGAACGACGATTACCGATCCATCCTTGTTGGAGAAATGTGAGCGTGCTGTACGTGGCGCTCGGCTAAACCAATTGCCAAATGCTCCCGACTCCCAAACAGGACGGATTGTATTCAATTTTAGATTAAGATAA
- a CDS encoding folylpolyglutamate synthase/dihydrofolate synthase family protein, translated as MNAYNEAIEYLYTRLPMFTRDGASAFKKDLDNTIKLCAALDNPQRKFKTLHIAGTNGKGSTSHMLAAILAEAGYKTGLYTSPHLLDFRERIRVNGQLCEKEFVVDFVNTHRELIEEVSPSFFEITVAMAFDYFEKNKVDIAVIEVGLGGRLDSTNIIQPLLSVITNIGFDHMNLLGNTLAEIAAEKAGIIKRNTPVVISEYAEETAAVFLDKAAIEHAPIQFASDNYETKMLGVDQDYLTVQARDTAGHSADYQLDLKGSYQVKNLAGVLLAVDELRQQGFEISDQHVHQALKNVQATTGIQGRWQQLSKDPFIICDTGHNEDGIHEVLKNLATTAYDKLHFVIGAMRDKDLSHMLPYLPKDATYYFSAPDMPRAMPSEELRKEAMEFGLTGLDYASVGAAFDAAKEAYQQGNLIFVGGSNFVVAEVLARLTQE; from the coding sequence ATGAATGCTTATAATGAGGCAATCGAGTATCTGTATACTCGATTGCCTATGTTTACAAGGGATGGCGCCTCTGCCTTCAAAAAAGACCTTGACAATACCATCAAACTTTGCGCTGCTTTGGACAACCCACAGCGAAAATTCAAAACATTACATATTGCCGGTACAAACGGAAAAGGATCCACCTCCCATATGTTGGCCGCTATTTTGGCCGAAGCAGGATATAAGACAGGTCTCTATACTTCACCACATTTACTGGATTTCAGAGAACGTATTCGTGTCAATGGTCAGTTATGTGAGAAAGAATTTGTTGTTGATTTTGTCAATACCCATCGCGAGCTTATAGAAGAAGTCAGTCCATCGTTTTTCGAAATTACTGTAGCCATGGCTTTTGATTATTTCGAGAAGAATAAGGTTGATATCGCTGTCATTGAAGTCGGCCTTGGTGGGCGTTTGGACAGCACCAATATTATTCAGCCTTTGCTGTCGGTAATTACCAATATCGGTTTTGATCACATGAATCTTCTTGGTAATACACTGGCGGAAATTGCTGCTGAGAAGGCGGGAATTATCAAAAGAAATACACCTGTCGTTATTTCGGAATATGCTGAAGAGACAGCAGCCGTGTTTTTGGATAAAGCAGCGATCGAGCATGCACCGATCCAATTCGCTTCCGACAACTATGAGACGAAAATGCTGGGCGTGGACCAAGATTATTTGACGGTACAAGCGAGGGATACTGCAGGTCATTCAGCAGACTATCAACTGGATTTAAAGGGCTCCTATCAGGTTAAGAACCTCGCCGGCGTCCTGTTAGCTGTGGATGAGTTACGTCAACAGGGCTTTGAGATCAGTGATCAACATGTGCATCAAGCGCTAAAAAATGTGCAGGCAACCACAGGAATTCAAGGCCGATGGCAACAATTGTCTAAGGATCCATTTATCATCTGTGATACGGGGCACAATGAGGACGGAATTCATGAAGTGCTCAAAAATCTGGCTACAACCGCTTATGATAAATTGCACTTTGTGATAGGGGCCATGCGCGATAAGGATTTATCACATATGTTGCCTTATCTACCCAAGGATGCAACCTACTATTTCTCTGCTCCGGATATGCCGCGTGCAATGCCATCCGAGGAGCTGCGGAAAGAAGCTATGGAATTTGGTCTAACGGGACTTGATTATGCATCGGTAGGAGCTGCGTTTGATGCAGCAAAAGAAGCGTATCAACAAGGGAACCTTATTTTTGTTGGCGGAAGCAATTTTGTTGTTGCGGAAGTGCTTGCTCGTTTGACGCAGGAATAA
- a CDS encoding asparaginase — protein MHNIFIIYTGGTIGMVKDETGTFVPFDFELIKRNLPDLSRLDYKLTVHSFEPIIDSSNMKPEIWIEMAQIIKDNYADYDGFVILHGSDTMAFTASVLSFMLEGLQKPVILSGSQLPIGEIRTDARENMMTALEIASAKQDGVSIIQEVCILFDNKLFRGNRSFKYNSAKFEAFRSPNYPVLVEAGIHLKYNTDALLNNIDKEFILHTKLDNRVAVLKLFPGISAQTIKAVLDSDVRSIVMETFGSGNTTTDTWFLDLLKEAIEQGKNILNISQCKVGSVELGRYETSQGLKSIGVLNGYDLTFEAAVTKLMYLQGELEDQKEVAYWIEKDIRGELTIND, from the coding sequence ATGCATAATATCTTTATTATCTACACAGGTGGGACCATTGGAATGGTTAAAGATGAAACAGGAACATTCGTTCCTTTCGACTTTGAATTGATCAAACGTAATCTCCCTGATTTAAGTCGCTTAGACTATAAGCTGACCGTGCACTCTTTCGAACCCATTATCGATTCATCCAACATGAAGCCCGAGATATGGATTGAAATGGCACAAATTATTAAGGATAACTATGCAGATTACGACGGTTTTGTTATTCTGCATGGTTCCGATACAATGGCTTTTACAGCATCAGTATTGAGCTTTATGTTGGAGGGACTCCAAAAACCGGTCATTTTATCTGGCTCTCAGCTGCCTATCGGAGAGATCCGAACGGATGCGCGGGAAAATATGATGACAGCCCTTGAAATTGCTTCAGCAAAACAAGATGGCGTATCTATCATACAAGAGGTATGCATTCTTTTCGACAATAAATTATTCCGTGGCAATCGCTCATTTAAATATAATTCGGCCAAATTTGAGGCCTTTAGATCGCCAAACTATCCCGTATTGGTTGAAGCAGGTATTCACCTCAAATATAATACAGATGCTTTATTAAATAATATTGATAAAGAATTTATCCTACATACCAAACTGGACAATCGCGTTGCGGTATTGAAATTATTCCCCGGAATTTCTGCACAAACGATCAAAGCCGTCTTAGACTCCGATGTCCGTTCCATTGTGATGGAAACATTTGGGTCAGGCAATACCACCACCGACACTTGGTTTCTGGATCTATTGAAAGAAGCAATTGAACAAGGTAAAAATATCCTCAACATTTCGCAATGTAAAGTAGGCTCTGTTGAATTAGGTCGCTATGAGACTTCACAAGGACTTAAATCCATCGGCGTGCTCAATGGCTACGACCTTACATTCGAAGCGGCAGTAACCAAATTAATGTATCTTCAAGGCGAGTTAGAAGATCAAAAAGAAGTCGCTTATTGGATTGAAAAGGATATCCGTGGTGAATTGACGATCAATGACTAA
- a CDS encoding TatD family hydrolase has product MLLTDTHTHIYYHAGTEKLQEHLQRCFDNGIQRLFLPNVNSASIKPVFDTVAAYPEHCFPMLGLHPCDVKENYVEELETIRKSLETHKVHAIGEIGLDLYWDKSTLEIQKDAFRTQVQWAKELNLPIDIHCREAFTELFELLEELHDDKLFGVLHCFTGSLEQAQQAIDLGFALGIGGVVTFKKAGLDQVVKEIDLKHIVLETDAPYLAPVPFRGKENESSYLVYVAQKVADLHQISVEKVAEITTENSKRIFGI; this is encoded by the coding sequence ATGTTGCTTACAGATACACATACACACATTTATTACCATGCAGGAACCGAAAAACTGCAAGAACATCTACAACGTTGCTTTGATAATGGCATCCAACGTCTTTTTTTGCCGAATGTGAATAGCGCTTCCATAAAACCTGTATTTGATACCGTAGCAGCTTATCCAGAACATTGTTTTCCCATGCTTGGATTACATCCATGCGATGTAAAAGAAAACTATGTGGAAGAGTTAGAAACCATCCGAAAGAGCTTGGAAACACACAAAGTCCATGCCATAGGTGAAATCGGACTGGATCTTTATTGGGATAAAAGCACACTTGAAATTCAAAAAGACGCCTTTCGAACTCAGGTTCAATGGGCTAAGGAATTAAATTTACCGATCGATATCCACTGCCGGGAAGCCTTCACTGAACTGTTCGAATTATTGGAAGAACTTCACGACGACAAATTATTTGGCGTTCTGCACTGCTTTACCGGTTCCCTGGAGCAGGCCCAACAGGCTATCGATTTAGGTTTCGCGCTTGGTATTGGCGGAGTCGTTACCTTTAAAAAAGCGGGCTTAGATCAGGTGGTCAAAGAAATCGATTTAAAACATATTGTTCTGGAAACAGATGCACCTTATTTGGCTCCTGTCCCCTTTCGCGGTAAAGAAAATGAAAGTAGCTATTTGGTTTACGTCGCACAAAAAGTAGCTGACCTTCACCAGATCTCCGTCGAGAAGGTAGCCGAAATCACAACAGAAAATTCAAAACGTATATTTGGTATATAA